From Roseibium alexandrii DFL-11, the proteins below share one genomic window:
- a CDS encoding superoxide dismutase, translated as MSFELPDLPYAYDALAPYMSAETLEFHHDKHHQAYVTKGNELLAGSGLEGKSLEDVVKESFGKNAPLFNNAGQHYNHIHFWKWMKKDGGGTSLPGALASAIDSDLGGYDKFRADFIAAGVGQFGSGWAWLAVKDGKLEIMKTPNGENPLVHGASPILGCDVWEHSYYIDYRNARPKYLEAFIDNMINWDYVLEMYEAATK; from the coding sequence ATGTCTTTTGAATTGCCTGATCTTCCGTATGCTTATGACGCTTTGGCCCCGTATATGTCTGCAGAAACCCTCGAGTTTCACCACGACAAGCACCATCAGGCCTATGTCACCAAAGGCAATGAGCTGCTCGCCGGCAGCGGCCTGGAAGGCAAGTCCCTGGAAGACGTCGTGAAAGAAAGCTTTGGCAAGAATGCACCGCTCTTCAACAACGCCGGTCAGCACTACAACCACATCCATTTCTGGAAGTGGATGAAGAAAGACGGCGGCGGCACCTCTCTGCCGGGCGCTCTGGCTTCTGCCATCGACAGCGACCTTGGCGGCTACGACAAGTTCCGTGCGGACTTCATTGCAGCGGGCGTTGGCCAGTTCGGTTCTGGTTGGGCATGGCTTGCAGTCAAGGACGGCAAACTGGAAATCATGAAGACTCCGAACGGTGAAAACCCGCTGGTTCACGGCGCAAGCCCAATCCTGGGCTGTGACGTTTGGGAGCATTCCTACTACATCGACTACCGCAATGCGCGTCCCAAGTACCTGGAAGCGTTCATCGACAACATGATCAACTGGGACTACGTCCTGGAGATGTACGAAGCCGCAACGAAGTAA
- a CDS encoding c-type cytochrome, with translation MKKLLLFVIVLGVAAALTGWFLSAPTRLDENTIANLGPGDPGNGELVFWASGCSSCHAAPEAKGDDKLKLGGGLRLETPFGVFVAPNVSQDPNDGIGNWSIADLANAMTRGTSPDGRNYYPAFPYASYARMDLADINDLFSFMKTLPAVGGDAGPNELAFPFNIRRGVGLWKRMFLDPAPVVAAAVSGEDVDPAIWERGRYLVEGPGHCGECHTPRDLAGGLILSDWLGGAPAATGEGRVPNITPVPGGFGSWSASDIAYYLESGFTPDYDSVGGEMVPVQENMARLPASDREAIGVYLKAIPAVSDAAQ, from the coding sequence ATGAAAAAGCTCTTGCTGTTCGTGATTGTGCTGGGCGTTGCTGCGGCGCTCACGGGCTGGTTTCTCTCCGCCCCAACCCGTTTGGACGAAAACACAATTGCCAATCTCGGACCGGGCGATCCCGGCAATGGAGAGCTTGTGTTCTGGGCATCTGGATGCAGTTCCTGCCACGCCGCGCCTGAGGCGAAAGGCGACGACAAGCTGAAACTCGGCGGCGGGCTGCGTCTTGAAACCCCGTTTGGCGTTTTCGTGGCACCAAATGTCTCACAAGACCCGAATGACGGTATCGGGAATTGGTCAATCGCTGATCTGGCCAATGCGATGACACGCGGGACATCTCCTGATGGCCGGAATTACTACCCGGCCTTTCCGTATGCCTCTTACGCCCGGATGGATCTGGCGGACATCAATGATCTCTTCAGCTTCATGAAGACCCTGCCAGCTGTCGGCGGAGATGCCGGGCCGAATGAGCTCGCCTTCCCTTTCAACATCCGGCGGGGCGTCGGGCTTTGGAAACGAATGTTCCTCGATCCAGCGCCGGTTGTTGCAGCAGCTGTCAGTGGAGAGGATGTGGATCCCGCAATTTGGGAGCGGGGACGGTATCTCGTGGAAGGCCCGGGTCATTGCGGGGAATGCCATACGCCGCGCGATCTTGCTGGCGGCTTGATCCTTTCCGACTGGCTGGGCGGTGCACCGGCTGCAACGGGTGAGGGGCGGGTGCCGAACATCACCCCTGTCCCGGGGGGATTTGGCAGCTGGAGCGCATCCGACATTGCCTATTACCTGGAAAGCGGATTTACACCGGATTACGATTCTGTTGGCGGGGAGATGGTGCCGGTACAGGAAAATATGGCCCGCCTTCCGGCCTCCGACCGCGAGGCGATCGGGGTTTATTTAAAAGCAATCCCGGCTGTTTCGGACGCTGCCCAATGA
- a CDS encoding c-type cytochrome, protein MRTISKCISIVSIAIAASLGAAQADDDPIGDRQAIMSSVGAAAGLGGGLMKGEIAYSPAAGKAAIAAMRAASLTFGDYFPNGSNTGDTEAAPAIWDNRAGFDAEIAKFAAATGTAMEAAGRAGPADLDAFKAAMGPVFGTCKSCHEGFRVKN, encoded by the coding sequence ATGCGGACCATTTCGAAGTGCATTTCCATTGTTTCGATCGCGATTGCAGCCAGCCTTGGGGCGGCCCAGGCGGACGATGATCCAATTGGTGACCGGCAGGCGATCATGTCGTCCGTTGGTGCAGCTGCTGGCCTTGGCGGCGGCTTGATGAAGGGCGAAATCGCCTATTCGCCTGCTGCCGGAAAAGCGGCGATTGCCGCAATGCGCGCAGCCTCCCTTACTTTTGGAGACTATTTCCCGAACGGATCAAACACGGGCGACACTGAAGCTGCTCCGGCGATCTGGGACAACCGGGCCGGATTTGATGCCGAGATCGCGAAGTTCGCTGCTGCAACGGGCACGGCGATGGAAGCAGCCGGACGCGCTGGACCAGCTGATCTCGATGCTTTCAAAGCGGCGATGGGGCCAGTCTTTGGTACATGCAAGTCGTGCCATGAAGGGTTCCGGGTCAAGAACTAG
- a CDS encoding DUF6159 family protein — MIEKLERALALGAACWKVLLLDKEMLFFPIMSALALALVIGSGGWAIYTTPELQAFFQSIFDSEQPDQDPRFWALMFVFLFINYFIMIFFNAALLGCALIRFAGGDPTVMDGLSLSMRRLPQILLWALVTAFVGWVLQLLESRLKGLMRFFINLLGAGWAVATYFAVPILVVDGVGPVTAIKRSVQAVRKTWGEALIGHIGLGALNFLVLIVAMPILMLGIFSFEQNPALGSGLATVGVTLILVGSLVVTTLSAILRAALYIYAVEGEMPLNFDSRLIRNAFQPDKR; from the coding sequence ATGATCGAGAAACTGGAACGCGCCCTGGCGCTTGGGGCGGCTTGCTGGAAAGTGTTGCTCCTGGACAAGGAGATGCTCTTCTTTCCGATCATGAGCGCCTTGGCACTTGCTCTTGTGATTGGGTCCGGAGGCTGGGCGATTTACACAACGCCTGAACTTCAAGCTTTTTTCCAGAGCATCTTCGACAGCGAACAACCGGATCAGGATCCGCGGTTTTGGGCGCTCATGTTCGTTTTCCTGTTCATCAACTACTTCATCATGATCTTTTTCAACGCAGCGCTTCTTGGCTGTGCCCTGATCCGGTTCGCCGGGGGAGATCCGACGGTCATGGACGGTCTCAGCCTGTCCATGCGCAGACTGCCGCAGATCCTGCTCTGGGCTTTGGTGACCGCATTTGTCGGTTGGGTACTGCAGCTTCTTGAAAGCCGGTTGAAGGGGCTAATGCGCTTTTTCATCAACTTGCTCGGGGCCGGTTGGGCTGTTGCCACGTATTTCGCCGTTCCGATTTTGGTGGTGGACGGTGTTGGTCCGGTGACTGCTATCAAGCGGTCAGTTCAAGCTGTTCGAAAAACCTGGGGCGAGGCGCTGATCGGGCATATAGGCTTGGGGGCTTTGAATTTCCTGGTCTTGATTGTGGCGATGCCGATCCTGATGCTGGGGATCTTTTCTTTTGAGCAAAACCCGGCTTTGGGCAGTGGTTTGGCCACGGTGGGCGTGACCCTGATCCTGGTCGGGTCTCTCGTCGTGACAACACTCAGCGCCATCTTGCGGGCCGCGCTTTATATCTACGCCGTCGAGGGTGAAATGCCGCTCAACTTCGATTCACGCTTGATCCGGAACGCGTTTCAGCCGGACAAGCGATAA